From Nicotiana tabacum cultivar K326 chromosome 20, ASM71507v2, whole genome shotgun sequence, one genomic window encodes:
- the LOC107826840 gene encoding cation/H(+) antiporter 4-like yields the protein MSNNTDSISTQKVLQCVRFPPRGFSLGIFGKENNPWTYSVPTIQSQILLIYVVTQLFHTPLKRLGFPKISSEIFAGLILGSTLLGRYRSYQESLFPIASQGILGALSTFGYLLFLFLSGVKMDTSLTRKIGRRALVIGILNHLVPLIAGMITVFALSRSFFQEGATTVSPSVEVITIAKTSFPVISFLLKDLGLLNSELGRLALSSALISDLFGLTITVISVLVVISATGTLARAVKDAILFIIFIIVVIFVFRPLMILVAKRTPEGRPVKDLYILLIVLAVLLSGVFSDWAEQTVLVGPFIFGLAVPEGPPLGSTLVDKLDPFASGFLLPIFVSLMSLRTNLSAINPSSSFTFANIILMCVASISKILACFLPMLYCKMPLNDAVALSLIMSTRGVVDLATYSFLRDTKIINQETFAFMVLATLFTAVFVQIMVSWLYDPSRKYAGYQRRNLMNSNNKLPILFCIHNQDNTAAILRLLEKSNPNRDFPIVANVLHLIELRGRASSVFISHQVQTKAISDVSYSENVILAFQGYERNNYGAVTIQAFTAISPGNLMHEDICTLALDVLASIIILPFHRKWAVDGSVEVEDHSLRTLNCSVLERAPCSVGILVDRGQLRRSNSVRSSQNAYCVAMLFLGGNDDQEALTFAKRMAISGTISLTVIRLSSKKEMSSNVDQVIDLDIVGDWKHSRSGWENVQYIEHQVNETTETALLVHSLVDEYDLIITGRRNNIHCLLTAGLEEWSEIPELGVIGDMLASKDLKTRASVLVIQQQQIAM from the exons ATGAGCAATAACACAGACTCCATCTCTACCCAAAAAGTTCTTCAATGTGTAAGGTTCCCTCCCAGAGGGTTTTCACTTGGAATATTTGGAAAAGAGAATAATCCCTGGACTTATTCAGTCCCAACAATTCAATCTCAAATACTCCTTATATATGTTGTCACACAACTTTTTCATACCCCCCTCAAGCGCCTTGGATTTCCCAAGATCTCTTCTGAAATCTTT GCCGGGTTAATCCTTGGATCTACTTTGCTTGGGCGTTATAGGAGTTACCAAGAATCCTTGTTTCCTATTGCAAGTCAAGGAATTCTGGGTGCACTGTCAACTTTTGGTTACCTACTTTTCCTGTTTCTAAGTGGTGTGAAAATGGACACTAGCTTGACaaggaaaataggaagaagagcACTAGTAATAGGAATTCTTAATCACTTGGTTCCCTTGATAGCTGGTATGATAACCGTATTTGCGTTATCACGTTCTTTCTTTCAAGAAGGTGCCACAACAGTGTCCCCTTCTGTTGAAGTGATAACTATTGCTAAGACGTCATTTCCTGTCATCTCTTTCCTCCTTAAGGATCTCGGACTCCTTAATTCAGAACTTGGGCGGTTAGCACTTTCTTCTGCACTTATTAGCGACTTATTTGGGCTCACTATCACCGTAATTAGCGTGCTAGTTGTTATAAGTGCAACGGGTACACTGGCAAGAGCAGTCAAGGATGCAatactttttattattttcattattgtGGTTATTTTTGTCTTTAGACCACTCATGATATTGGTGGCCAAAAGGACCCCTGAAGGGAGGCCTGTTAAAGACCTTTACATTTTGCTAATTGTTCTTGCCGTTTTACTTTCTGGTGTGTTCTCAGACTGGGCTGAACAAACAGTACTTGTGGGGCCTTTTATCTTTGGTTTAGCCGTGCCTGAGGGACCACCTTTAGGATCAACTCTAGTAGATAAACTTGATCCATTTGCCTCAGGCTTTCTGTTGCCTATTTTTGTAAGTCTAATGTCATTAAGAACAAACCTCTCGGCCATAAATCCGTCTTCTTCTTTTACATTTGCCAATATTATCCTAATGTGTGTTGCAAGTATATCAAAGATACTAGCATGTTTCCTTCCCATGCTATATTGCAAGATGCCCTTAAATGATGCTGTAGCACTCAGCCTCATCATGTCTACGAGAGGGGTCGTCGACTTGGCTACCTACAGCTTCCTAAGAGATACTAAG ATTATCAATCAGGAGACTTTTGCTTTTATGGTTTTAGCAACACTTTTTACTGCAGTATTTGTACAAATCATGGTGAGCTGGCTTTATGATCCATCTAGGAAATATGCTGGATATCAAAGAAGGAACTTAATGAACTCCAACAACAAATTGCCCATACTTTTTTGCATCCACAATCAGGATAATACTGCTGCTATACTTAGACTTCTGGAGAAATCTAATCCCAATAGGGATTTCCCAATAGTTGCCAATGTCCTCCACCTTATAGAGCTACGGGGTCGAGCGTCCTCTGTTTTCATCTCCCACCAAGTTCAGACAAAGGCCATTTCTGACGTATCTTATTCAGAAAATGTCATTCTTGCTTTCCAAGGGTACGAACGGAACAACTATGGAGCTGTGACCATCCAGGCTTTTACGGCTATCTCCCCAGGCAATCTAATGCATGAGGATATATGTACTCTTGCCCTTGATGTCCTTGCATCCATCATTATATTGCCCTTTCATCGAAAATGGGCCGTAGATGGATCAGTAGAAGTTGAAGACCACAGTTTGAGAACTTTGAACTGTAGTGTTCTTGAAAGGGCTCCTTGTTCTGTTGGAATCCTAGTTGATCGAGGCCAGTTGCGACGCTCTAACTCTGTCCGTTCATCACAGAATGCATATTGTGTTGCTATGCTATTTCTTGGAGGAAATGATGATCAAGAAGCATTGACATTTGCTAAGAGAATGGCCATTAGTGGGACCATTAGCCTCACAGTGATACGGTTAAGTTCCAAGAAAGAAATGAGCTCTAATGTTGATCAAGTTATTGATTTGGATATTGTAGGTGACTGGAAACATAGCAGAAGTGGTTGGGAAAATGTGCAGTACATTGAACATCAAGTGAATGAAACAACGGAGACAGCCTTGTTAGTTCACTCGTTGGTGGATGAATATGACCTTATAATAACAGGGCGACGAAATAATATACATTGTCTGCTAACAGCAGGACTTGAGGAATGGAGTGAAATCCCAGAGTTAGGAGTCATTGGTGATATGCTTGCCTCAAAGGATCTTAAGACCAGGGCTTCTGTCCTGGTGATTCAACAACAGCAAATAGCAATGTAG